In Bogoriella caseilytica, the genomic window GCCGAGGGAGACGGCGTGCTGGCGTTCGTCGTGAAAGCGCACGCCCGGGGTGGGGAAGTACTCACCGATCGCGAAGGGCGTCAGTGAGGCCGGCAGCTGGGGCAGGGCCATGGGGCCGAGGTCCTTCTCCAGATGGCGGGCCAGCGCCTCGCGAATGGACTCGTGGAAGAGCACCCGACCGGACACCAAGGCCCGCGTGATGTGGCCATCGGCATTGGCGCGCATCAGCAGGCCGATGGCGGTCAGCTCACCGTTCTCGTCGAGCTGAACCGGCAGCGCATCGATGTACAGGATCGGCACCTTGCGGCGCACGAAGTCCAGGTCCTCAGGGGAGAGCCACGGCCCCGCGTCGTCGGCTGCAATCTCGCTCATCCCTCGTTTCTATCGCAGCGGGCTCTCGCATGCGAGGCGGCTGGCCGCAGGGG contains:
- a CDS encoding NUDIX hydrolase family protein, whose translation is MSEIAADDAGPWLSPEDLDFVRRKVPILYIDALPVQLDENGELTAIGLLMRANADGHITRALVSGRVLFHESIREALARHLEKDLGPMALPQLPASLTPFAIGEYFPTPGVRFHDERQHAVSLGYIVPVSGDCQPRNDTLETTWLTPTEAVLPEILADLSDGHAALLKQALASMGKS